A region of Theileria annulata chromosome 2, complete sequence, *** SEQUENCING IN PROGRESS *** DNA encodes the following proteins:
- a CDS encoding uncharacterized protein (chr2.cand.264 - hypothetical protein), with protein MEGYRTNRSTTKSQAQNPPKQATLLQKPGNIKSSNPPSKVSNPDSTQSNSSGTRLVYNKDQNTQDSFSGKLKPGDEVRTKRARTAKPDDEKTVKNPEAISPVRTDNEDLINGLALQRQWDEKPDIDNLSNSLLNLYQKLESKDRSGLADLRAKIFLSSLRVRSKSISYLNFTGSRLKSVIKFSKHLNLKYNTVNYNVPRIEKHYLALCKYYQRKRGLNEVYEKLSSVVSKLPGVKQAQQTAEELAVNKAKTLEKIAKIKEQIQAQKDQINEITQSLSNILDEES; from the exons ATGGAAGGCTATCGCACTAATAGGTCAACGACTAAAAGTCAGGCTCAGAATCCACCAAAACAGGCTACACTTTTACAAAAACCCGGTAACATAAAATCCTCTAACCCTCCTTCCAAGGTTTCAAATCCTGATTCTACCCAAAGTAACTCTTCTGGTACCAGATTGGTATACAATAAGGACCAGAACACACAAGACTCATTTTCTGGGAAATTAAAACCAGGAGATGAGGTTAGAACAAAGAGAGCCAGGACTGCAAAACCTGACGATGAAAAGACTGTAAAGAACCCCGAGGCCATAAGTCCTGTAAGGACGGATAATGAGGACCTGATCAACGGTCTTGCTCTACAGCGCCAATGGGACGAGAAGCCAGATATTGACAACCTTTCAAACTCACTACTCAACTTGTACCAAAAGCTTGAATCGAAAGATCGTTCTGGGCTGGCTGATTTGAGGGCCAAGATATTCCTATCTTCTCTAAGGGTCCGATCAAAGAGTATTTCCTACCTTAATTTCACTGGAAGTCGTCTGAAATCAGTAATAAAGTTCTCAAAACACTTGAATCTAAAGTATAACACTGTCAATTATAAT GTTCCCAGGATTGAGAAGCACTATTTAGCCCTGTGCAAGTATTATCAGAGGAAAAGAGGCCTGAACGAGGTTTATGAAAAGTTGAGTAGTGTAGTTTCCAAGCTCCCTGGCGTAAAACAGGCCCAGCAAACTGCCGAAGAACTGGCTGTTAACAAAGCTAAAACACTTGAGAAAATCGCAAAAATAAAGGAACAGATTCAGGCGCAAAAGGATCAAATTAACGAAATCACGCAGTCACTTTCAAATATTCTAGATGAAGAATCTTAA
- a CDS encoding uncharacterized protein (chr2.C.cand.257 - hypothetical protein): protein MDENIDDNDFNKSDNDNTDDLNKNTGEPGNSSDSPFNINDSNNTDEDLNNYNVENDQTNDDRDPQTDNLPNDDDIVGLFEDSDENVDDSIKTEGMSQSPTRREVEPVEQEQSPVYETEIISATLPLLPRPGRNENLVVCKFPPTLMVCDVNDIRNYLRSNPHILENPPNPNNLSILLYDIKTKSNNSFPKEGQSSNQNVRSNSKIVAWDDNTVTLFVGTVPLDVEFQSEVSFLFEDSNFDLKPVHAEVDTRLQTRFSNLLKNKMIKQKHTKRQKMEVTFLSDAIQSQYKIQEVILFFINF, encoded by the coding sequence ATGGATGAAAATATCGAcgataatgattttaataagAGCGATAATGATAACACTGACgatttaaacaaaaatacTGGTGAACCCGGTAATTCTAGTGACTCACCATTTAACATTAATGATTCAAACAATACAGATGaagatttaaataactataatGTTGAAAATGACCAAACCAATGATGATAGAGACCCTCAAACTGATAATTTACCCAATGATGATGATATAGTTGGACTATTTGAAGATAGTGATGAAAATGTTGATGATTCTATCAAAACAGAAGGTATGAGTCAATCACCTACAAGGCGTGAAGTTGAGCCGGTAGAACAGGAACAATCTCCGGTTTATGAGACCGAAATTATAAGCGCTACCCTTCCTTTGCTTCCAAGGCCTGGAagaaatgaaaatttagtTGTTTGTAAGTTTCCACCTACTTTGATGGTTTGCGACGTTAATGATATTAGAAACTATCTCAGGTCAAACCCTCACATTCTGGAGAATCCTCCGAACCCAAATAATCTTTCAATATTACTGTATGATATAAAAACTAAGAGCAATAACTCTTTTCCCAAGGAAGGTCAAAGCTCGAATCAAAATGTTAGGAGTAACAGTAAAATAGTGGCTTGGGACGACAATACAGTCACATTATTTGTTGGAACTGTCCCTCTTGACGTTGAGTTTCAATCTGAGGTTTCATTTCTGTTTGAGGACTCTAATTTTGACTTAAAACCAGTCCACGCTGAAGTTGACACTAGACTCCAAACTCGTTTCTCAAACTTACTCAAAAACAAGATGATTAAGCAGAAACACACCAAACGACAGAAAATGGAAGTCACTTTTCTATCTGATGCAATACAATCGCAATACAAAATTCAAgaggtaattttattttttatcaatttttaa
- a CDS encoding uncharacterized protein (chr2.cand.263 - score = 6.31;~Apicoplast targetting peptide predicted by the PlasmoAP tool;~1 probable transmembrane helix predicted for TA13435 by TMHMM2.0 at aa 31-53;~Signal anchor predicted for TA13435 by SignalP 2.0 HMM (Signal peptide probability 0.000, signal anchor probability 0.964) with cleavage site probability 0.000 between residues 46 and 47), whose translation MEDYQKWTRREVKEKRKVEYRFFPNRTPGQTFFVSVLMGFSVMGLAYMILEISKKLQEKKANKLKFQRNLSKTYIPMESVSKLIINVP comes from the coding sequence ATGGAAGACTACCAAAAATGGACAAGAAGGGAAGTAAAAGAAAAAAGAAAGGTCGAATATCGATTTTTTCCTAATAGAACACCAGGGCAAACTTTTTTTGTATCAGTGTTGATGGGTTTTTCAGTAATGGGACTTGCCTACATGATTTTAGAAAtaagtaaaaaattacagGAAAAAAAAgcaaataaattaaaatttcaaagaAATCTAAGTAAAACATATATACCAATGGAATCGGtaagtaaattaataattaatgttCCGTAG
- a CDS encoding Tpr-related protein family member, putative (chr2.cand.262 - transmembrane;~10 probable transmembrane helices predicted for TA13430 by TMHMM2.0 at aa 20-42, 100-122, 134-156, 166-188, 201-223, 252-274, 287-309, 359-381, 401-423 and 433-455) produces the protein MAPHSCTKEANANYDGDACSLLMSAYILAGLAMMLNIRLSYSSAPYALIRFGLPENLFSVFVRRMASALELWCLPSMALGNVMDLCYKKAGSEPDKQKKFFWIIVPSIVTQWLNFLTYVLLLVVYLMGGDQGRLTTFYFVIAISGVVFGINMTLVYSADFYYIPVYIAGENCFPALTSFIHYLATLIFGNRRKWNSDYIIVYIDIGVAIIISFVAAVVWTVGYLIEHDTATGYDQMYHIHANTFDGNLNWYQISPFLMIVVGMGLVYAIYPGIAPGMIVPFYLIDKIEMGLLIATIFPPVIIAILRIRAKSWSPQHNIYHKGGDARNGFQLWKPYQLHVASGSACDDAAEAKPENQVHAYLWHFFDILFVIKIILAAIFIYSLHYRDSGLSRSIVNQPKMSTFLSITFYMCHEILLAVGFSGFIGNNGGDLILIPQYIGALFMIFLAFYSEGYIIEYKSHNPAHRSTTGMTRWIPFCFWVSVTCKIIYPISRRSSTRI, from the coding sequence ATGGCCCCTCATTCATGTACTAAGGAGGCCAATGCTAATTATGATGGTGACGCTTGCTCATTACTTATGTCTGCCTATATTCTTGCTGGTCTCGCTATGATGCTTAATATTAGGCTTTCATATAGTTCAGCTCCATATGCTCTTATTAGATTTGGATTACctgaaaatttattcaGTGTATTTGTTAGAAGAATGGCTAGTGCTTTGGAACTTTGGTGTCTACCCAGCATGGCATTGGGCAACGTAATGGACCTCTGTTACAAAAAAGCAGGCAGCGAGCCCGACAAACAAAAGAAATTCTTCTGGATAATTGTTCCTTCCATAGTTACTCAGTGGTTAAACTTCCTCACGTATGTATTACTACTAGTTGTATATCTTATGGGTGGTGACCAGGGTCGCTTAACTACGTTTTACTTTGTGATAGCAATATCTGGCGTTGTGTTTGGTATAAACATGACGCTGGTTTATTCTGCAGATTTTTACTATATACCTGTTTATATTGCTGGTGAGAACTGTTTTCCAGCACTCACATCATTCATACACTATCTAGCAACACTGATCTTTGGCAATCGAAGGAAATGGAACAGTGACTACATCATAGTGTATATTGACATTGGGGTTGCAATCATAATCTCATTTGTGGCGGCTGTCGTGTGGACAGTAGGATATCTAATTGAGCATGATACTGCCACTGGATACGATCAGATGTACCACATTCATGCAAATACATTCGATGGAAATCTTAATTGGTATCAGATCTCACCATTCCTCATGATAGTTGTTGGTATGGGTCTAGTCTATGCTATATATCCTGGTATTGCACCTGGTATGATTGTACCCTTCTATCTAATTGACAAGATTGAAATGGGACTCTTAATTGCCACCATATTCCCACCAGTCATCATAGCTATCCTCAGAATACGTGCAAAGTCTTGGTCACCTCAACACAACATATACCACAAAGGTGGTGATGCTAGAAATGGTTTCCAGCTATGGAAACCATACCAACTCCACGTAGCATCAGGATCAGCATGCGACGACGCTGCTGAAGCCAAACCTGAAAATCAGGTTCATGCTTACCTATGGCACTTCTTTGATATCCTTTTCGTTATCAAAATAATACTTGCCGccatattcatatattcaCTTCACTATAGAGATAGTGGTTTATCTAGATCCATTGTTAATCAACCCAAGATGTCAACTTTTCTATCcattacattttatatgtgCCATGAGATTCTGTTGGCTGTAGGATTTTCAGGTTTCATAGGTAATAATGGAGGTGACTTGATATTGATACCACAATACATTGGAGCTTTGTTTATGATCTTTTTGGCCTTCTACAGCGAGGGCTACATCATTGAATACAAGAGTCATAACCCAGCCCACAGGTCGACAACCGGCATGACCCGGTGGATTCCGTTCTGTTTCTGGGTTAGTGTGacttgtaaaataatatatccAATATCAAGAAGGAGTTCAAcaagaatataa